The following proteins are co-located in the Chroococcidiopsis sp. TS-821 genome:
- a CDS encoding FAD-dependent oxidoreductase yields the protein MSQVIIVGAGPAGATLALLLVKRGIRVTLIEAARNFRRTFRGEGLMPSGLDALAQMELLPIIERIPHQPLDAWEIIINKRSLFRVDEPIEPNGQPCTLVSQPALLEALMDAASNYPHFEFVQGTAVQDLLWNQRVSGVKLSDGRSFDADLVIGTDGRNSIVRQRANLALEQQSHSFDILWFKLADSPRLPSENIFYSIVCDRYAFGLFRGSEGDLHLGWTLPKDFSQDWQQVDNWAEIFASASPAWLAEHFRESAATIERPVLLSVVVGRCPQWYQPGVLLLGDAAHPMSPIRAQGINMALRDAIAAANYLVPCLTQGDPAKIDAALPQVQSQREPEIIKAQRLQSQEAAQAELLENSAFLRWGASVLAPLIRIPVKLSWLHRQRELRQGVTPIKLTV from the coding sequence ATGTCTCAAGTCATCATTGTCGGAGCAGGTCCTGCGGGTGCAACGCTAGCACTTCTGTTGGTAAAACGCGGTATTCGTGTCACGTTAATTGAAGCAGCGCGTAACTTTCGGCGAACTTTTCGCGGTGAAGGATTAATGCCGAGTGGCTTGGATGCGCTCGCACAAATGGAATTATTACCTATTATAGAACGCATTCCACATCAACCTTTAGATGCTTGGGAGATCATTATTAACAAGCGATCGCTTTTCCGCGTGGATGAACCAATTGAACCGAATGGTCAGCCTTGCACGTTGGTTTCGCAACCAGCTTTACTAGAAGCCTTGATGGATGCAGCTAGCAATTATCCTCATTTTGAGTTTGTTCAAGGAACTGCGGTACAAGATTTATTGTGGAATCAACGAGTTAGCGGCGTCAAACTAAGTGATGGACGTTCTTTTGATGCAGATTTAGTAATTGGCACCGACGGGCGCAATTCAATTGTACGGCAACGCGCGAACTTAGCTTTAGAGCAACAATCGCACAGCTTTGATATTTTGTGGTTCAAATTAGCCGATAGTCCGCGTTTGCCGTCGGAGAATATCTTTTATTCGATTGTGTGCGATCGCTACGCGTTCGGATTGTTTCGCGGTTCCGAAGGAGATTTACACTTAGGTTGGACACTTCCTAAAGATTTTTCGCAAGATTGGCAGCAAGTTGACAACTGGGCTGAAATCTTTGCCTCTGCGTCTCCAGCATGGCTAGCCGAACATTTTCGCGAGTCAGCAGCGACAATTGAACGACCAGTATTATTATCCGTTGTTGTCGGGCGGTGTCCGCAGTGGTATCAACCTGGTGTACTACTACTAGGCGATGCAGCACATCCAATGTCACCAATCCGCGCCCAAGGGATTAATATGGCGTTGCGCGATGCGATCGCTGCGGCAAATTATTTAGTACCCTGCTTGACTCAAGGTGACCCTGCAAAAATTGATGCGGCGTTACCGCAAGTTCAGTCTCAAAGAGAACCTGAGATTATTAAAGCACAAAGGTTGCAAAGCCAAGAAGCAGCGCAAGCTGAACTTTTAGAAAATAGTGCTTTCCTTCGCTGGGGCGCAAGTGTCCTCGCGCCTTTAATTCGCATTCCGGTCAAACTGTCTTGGCTGCATCGACAGCGCGAGTTACGTCAAGGGGTGACTCCGATTAAACTTACAGTCTAA
- a CDS encoding GMC oxidoreductase, with the protein MITDILELGEQLQLRAQVVVLGSGIAGAELATYLARHGREVILVESGREQFEPSIQALNDTVFIGKRHRERNPNSYYHQYLPPELRGVSRVRQFGGTSNIWTGKWKYLQPLDIEGRPWIANSSWPIRFAELLEYYRMLAKDYGFGDLEAEAVRPEIMALRAKLTTGGLKMSSFYWEQTPTRTANRFGDEMRRSQNLHVVLGATATELRLDDSCQRVTAVVCRSLEGRELIVEGKVVIIATGAFEAARLLLASNRQLPNGIGNAYDLVGRFYSDHPKHATGRLQAGPLTRQYARELQHNPRPRFGICFALDDATQREQKLLEHIVNLRPIYEIPIIGSVWRTLRGRPTCQDGNGRVASYRVLFATEQVPYKDSRVKLSTEYDALGQRKLEVDWCFTDQDRYSLAKTLQLLTQRFAEVGLGTLDFGNKPPSLETMTDAAHHMGTTRMASHPAEGVVDTNCRVFGTDNLYVASSAVFPIGSSYSPTFTILALARRLGQHLLQTTSKSTTLYVSGK; encoded by the coding sequence ATGATTACCGATATTCTTGAGTTGGGCGAGCAACTGCAACTACGGGCGCAGGTAGTTGTACTTGGCTCTGGAATCGCAGGAGCAGAGTTAGCAACATACCTGGCGCGTCATGGTCGAGAGGTGATACTTGTAGAAAGTGGACGCGAGCAATTCGAGCCATCGATTCAGGCATTGAATGATACGGTCTTCATAGGCAAACGCCATCGCGAACGAAATCCCAACTCTTACTACCATCAATACTTACCACCTGAGCTACGTGGAGTCAGTCGCGTGCGTCAGTTTGGTGGCACAAGCAACATCTGGACAGGCAAATGGAAATACCTGCAACCCTTAGATATTGAGGGTAGACCGTGGATTGCCAACAGTAGCTGGCCAATACGCTTCGCCGAGCTGTTGGAGTACTACCGAATGCTAGCAAAAGATTACGGTTTTGGTGATTTAGAGGCAGAAGCTGTACGTCCTGAAATTATGGCTCTGCGAGCCAAGCTTACCACAGGTGGCTTGAAAATGAGCAGTTTCTACTGGGAGCAAACACCCACACGCACAGCAAATCGCTTTGGTGACGAGATGCGCCGCTCGCAAAACTTGCACGTTGTCTTAGGCGCGACTGCAACCGAGCTCAGACTTGACGATTCCTGCCAACGCGTAACCGCCGTTGTTTGCCGATCGCTGGAAGGTCGAGAACTCATCGTCGAGGGCAAAGTAGTGATTATTGCGACTGGGGCTTTTGAAGCCGCGCGCCTGCTACTTGCCTCAAATCGTCAACTTCCGAATGGAATCGGCAATGCATACGATCTAGTCGGTCGCTTTTATTCTGACCATCCGAAACACGCTACTGGCAGGCTACAGGCAGGTCCTTTAACTCGACAATATGCGCGCGAACTACAACACAACCCAAGACCGCGTTTTGGTATATGCTTTGCGCTTGACGACGCCACCCAACGAGAGCAAAAGCTGCTTGAGCATATCGTGAATCTGAGACCGATTTACGAGATACCAATAATAGGTTCCGTATGGCGAACCTTGCGGGGTCGTCCTACGTGTCAAGACGGTAATGGACGAGTTGCCAGCTACCGAGTCCTATTTGCAACTGAGCAGGTTCCTTACAAGGACAGTCGCGTTAAGCTAAGCACAGAATACGACGCACTAGGTCAACGCAAGCTAGAGGTTGATTGGTGCTTTACCGACCAAGATCGGTATTCTCTAGCGAAAACCCTGCAGCTGTTGACGCAGCGTTTTGCAGAAGTTGGGCTGGGAACCCTTGATTTCGGGAACAAGCCGCCGAGTTTGGAAACAATGACCGACGCCGCCCACCACATGGGTACAACTCGAATGGCTAGTCATCCTGCAGAGGGTGTCGTTGACACAAATTGTCGAGTGTTTGGTACTGACAATCTCTATGTAGCAAGTTCAGCGGTGTTTCCCATTGGTTCGTCGTACTCTCCTACTTTCACTATCCTGGCACTCGCGCGTCGCCTCGGTCAACATCTACTTCAAACAACATCAAAATCTACAACACTGTACGTTAGTGGGAAGTAG
- a CDS encoding manganese efflux pump MntP family protein, with product MQPTATLILALGLAADAFAVSVASGLKIKYVKVRKALKIAVFFGGFQAIMPLIGWMAGFSLRTILAAISHWVAFSILCLIGGKMIYEAYQEDEEKDFNPLCNSTLLALAIGTSIDALAVGLGFALLDNSVFSIITAIGFVTFWLTFFGVFIGNKFGNLFQNKIEIIGGGILIAIGGKILIENLANVSV from the coding sequence ATGCAACCGACGGCTACTTTAATTTTAGCACTAGGATTAGCAGCAGATGCCTTCGCAGTTTCAGTTGCTAGTGGCTTAAAAATCAAATACGTCAAAGTGCGTAAAGCTTTGAAGATTGCAGTTTTTTTTGGAGGCTTTCAAGCTATTATGCCCTTAATCGGGTGGATGGCAGGATTTAGTTTAAGAACCATTTTAGCCGCAATTAGCCACTGGGTAGCTTTTAGTATTCTTTGTCTAATTGGTGGAAAGATGATTTATGAAGCCTATCAAGAAGACGAAGAAAAGGATTTTAACCCTTTGTGTAATTCTACCTTATTGGCGTTAGCTATTGGGACAAGTATTGATGCTTTAGCAGTTGGTTTAGGTTTTGCTCTTCTAGATAATTCTGTTTTTTCTATTATTACTGCCATCGGATTTGTTACTTTTTGGTTAACATTTTTCGGCGTTTTTATTGGTAATAAATTTGGCAATCTTTTTCAAAACAAAATTGAGATAATAGGAGGGGGAATTTTAATTGCAATTGGTGGTAAAATCTTAATAGAAAATCTGGCAAATGTTTCCGTTTAA
- a CDS encoding magnesium transporter has protein sequence MLHDRDSSTQTTVDALPIVPPLLTLLEENKTQQVTDLLAKEQPAEIAHQIAALPSHLQSQAFYLLHRSQAIAVYELLDSELKQQLKKDFHNQLTSNVINNLSEDDKEQLFQFLYAPSADSNLEETQDARSYFPSNPLAVTRRRIGWLFVLLITNTITAAVIESQEDVLQQVVVLAIFIPLLLASGGNVSIQAATVVVRGLNSDVPTQNRLLPVLGREAIAGILLGAMLGLIVIGEALLLQNDPTVAIIVGFSLFTISIIGTISGAFLPFLFQFLGFDPALMSAPLSATIVDVFGILIYLYTARIFLHI, from the coding sequence TTGCTGCACGATCGAGATTCATCTACACAAACAACAGTAGATGCACTACCTATCGTTCCCCCTTTACTAACGCTTTTGGAGGAAAATAAGACTCAACAGGTAACAGACTTACTCGCTAAAGAGCAACCAGCAGAGATTGCTCACCAAATTGCCGCATTACCATCACATTTGCAAAGTCAAGCTTTCTATCTACTACATAGAAGTCAAGCGATCGCAGTTTATGAACTCTTAGATAGTGAGTTAAAGCAACAGTTAAAAAAAGATTTTCACAATCAACTTACTAGCAACGTTATCAACAATTTATCTGAGGACGACAAAGAACAGCTATTTCAGTTTTTGTACGCACCAAGTGCTGATAGCAATTTAGAAGAAACTCAAGATGCTCGTAGTTATTTTCCTAGCAATCCCTTAGCTGTCACCCGTAGAAGAATAGGTTGGCTATTTGTCTTACTCATTACAAATACTATTACTGCAGCAGTGATCGAAAGCCAAGAAGATGTCTTGCAACAAGTTGTTGTTTTAGCGATTTTTATTCCTTTACTGCTTGCTAGTGGTGGCAATGTTAGTATTCAAGCAGCAACTGTAGTTGTACGCGGACTCAACTCGGATGTTCCCACTCAAAATCGCTTATTGCCTGTATTAGGAAGAGAAGCGATCGCTGGAATTTTACTGGGAGCAATGCTAGGGCTAATTGTTATTGGAGAGGCTTTACTGCTACAAAACGATCCTACTGTAGCAATAATTGTGGGCTTTAGCCTATTTACTATTTCTATTATTGGTACAATTTCTGGGGCTTTTTTACCGTTTCTCTTTCAATTTCTAGGCTTCGATCCTGCTTTGATGTCCGCGCCTCTCAGTGCTACGATTGTCGATGTTTTTGGTATTTTAATCTATCTTTATACGGCCAGAATATTCCTGCATATCTAG